In the Streptomyces sp. cg36 genome, one interval contains:
- a CDS encoding TerD family protein, giving the protein MAREFQRGHKARISDLTAGTDLYVGVQIGAPGLTFDISCFGLDANEQLSDDRYFIFFNQPKSPEESIQLLGPQAGDTESFRVTLDRVPAHVHKLSFTATIDGAGQMSQVGPGYIRVVAGGEEVVRYAFTGAEFSTERAVMLGDFYLKDVWRFAAVGQGFDGGLEALLKNFGGEVAEEEPAAPQQPQGAAPGFAPPAQGAPAQSAHAPRFGAPAAPQQPQAPQPAPQFGSPAPAHPQAPAPAAAQHYAPPPGSTPPPPPAPSPQIHAAPTIAAPISMPPGTIPPPAPPGAYGQPQQPSYGQVPGVPGQYPGQLPPPGAPAPYGQSAPYGQPAPYGQPAPYGAQPGMPPQGMPQGGGLAAAIQQYKEVPTGQRWTSQNKQLVRVDLGVGGSPVLARQGSMVMYQGKVDFGYKGAGFAGRIVGNATGQEMQLMRCSGRGQVFLAENSTYLHPIELQGDGICVSAEHVLAFDESLQYEVRRIEGHGIPGGALFTMQFQGTGTLVVMTHGTPVVLPVTPTTFADSDAIVAWSAASQVIVSSQVRLRRNAYPGHSGESVNLQFRGAPGNFIVVQPYEV; this is encoded by the coding sequence ATGGCCAGGGAATTCCAGCGCGGCCACAAGGCCAGGATCAGTGACCTGACAGCAGGGACGGATCTGTATGTAGGTGTGCAGATCGGCGCCCCCGGACTGACCTTCGACATCAGCTGCTTCGGTCTGGACGCGAATGAGCAGCTGTCCGACGACCGGTATTTCATCTTCTTCAACCAGCCGAAGTCGCCCGAGGAGTCCATCCAGCTCCTGGGTCCCCAGGCCGGTGACACCGAGTCGTTCCGGGTCACCCTGGATCGCGTCCCGGCGCATGTGCACAAGCTGTCGTTCACCGCGACGATCGACGGCGCGGGCCAGATGTCGCAGGTGGGGCCCGGGTACATCAGGGTGGTCGCCGGTGGTGAGGAGGTGGTGAGATACGCGTTCACGGGCGCGGAGTTCTCCACCGAACGCGCGGTGATGCTGGGCGACTTCTACCTGAAGGACGTGTGGCGCTTCGCCGCCGTCGGCCAGGGCTTCGACGGCGGCCTGGAGGCGCTGCTGAAGAACTTCGGCGGCGAGGTCGCCGAGGAGGAGCCCGCGGCGCCGCAGCAGCCGCAGGGCGCGGCTCCCGGCTTCGCGCCGCCCGCCCAGGGCGCCCCGGCGCAGAGCGCGCACGCGCCCCGGTTCGGCGCCCCGGCCGCGCCGCAGCAGCCCCAGGCCCCCCAGCCCGCCCCGCAGTTCGGCTCCCCGGCGCCCGCCCACCCGCAGGCGCCCGCCCCGGCCGCGGCCCAGCACTACGCGCCGCCGCCCGGGTCCACGCCGCCCCCGCCGCCCGCGCCCAGCCCGCAGATCCACGCGGCACCGACCATCGCCGCGCCCATCAGCATGCCGCCCGGCACCATCCCGCCCCCGGCCCCGCCCGGCGCGTACGGACAGCCGCAGCAGCCTTCGTACGGGCAGGTCCCGGGCGTTCCCGGCCAGTACCCGGGCCAGCTGCCGCCGCCGGGCGCCCCGGCCCCGTACGGCCAGAGCGCGCCCTACGGTCAGCCGGCCCCCTACGGACAGCCCGCGCCCTACGGGGCGCAGCCCGGGATGCCGCCGCAGGGCATGCCGCAGGGCGGTGGACTCGCGGCGGCCATCCAGCAGTACAAGGAAGTGCCCACCGGGCAGCGCTGGACGTCGCAGAACAAGCAGCTGGTCCGCGTCGACCTCGGTGTCGGCGGCTCCCCGGTGCTGGCCCGCCAGGGCAGCATGGTGATGTACCAGGGCAAGGTGGACTTCGGCTACAAGGGCGCCGGTTTCGCGGGCCGCATCGTCGGCAACGCGACCGGCCAGGAGATGCAGCTGATGCGCTGCAGCGGCCGGGGCCAGGTCTTCCTCGCCGAGAACAGCACCTATCTGCACCCCATCGAGCTCCAGGGCGACGGCATCTGCGTCTCCGCCGAGCACGTCCTGGCGTTCGACGAGTCCCTTCAGTACGAGGTCCGCCGCATCGAGGGCCACGGGATCCCCGGCGGTGCGCTGTTCACCATGCAGTTCCAGGGCACCGGCACGCTCGTGGTGATGACCCACGGCACCCCGGTGGTCCTGCCGGTCACCCCGACCACGTTCGCCGACAGCGACGCCATCGTGGCCTGGTCGGCGGCCTCGCAGGTGATCGTCTCCAGCCAGGTCCGGCTCCGCCGCAACGCCTATCCGGGCCACAGCGGCGAATCCGTCAACCTGCAGTTCCGCGGCGCGCCCGGGAACTTCATCGTCGTCCAGCCGTACGAGGTCTGA
- a CDS encoding molybdenum cofactor biosynthesis protein MoaE — translation MARTYPDHPGEQAAQDPIRLLEIRDTPLSLDEVFAAVGDSSAGGTALFVGTVRDHDGGSDVAKLGYSCHPTAEAEMRRVAERVAAAFPVRALAAVHRVGDLGVGDLAVVVAVSCPHRAEAFEACRRLIDDLKHEVPIWKHQQFSDGTDEWVGA, via the coding sequence ATGGCACGCACGTACCCCGACCATCCCGGTGAGCAGGCAGCGCAGGACCCGATCCGGCTGCTGGAGATCCGTGACACCCCGCTCTCGCTCGACGAGGTGTTCGCCGCGGTCGGCGACTCCTCCGCGGGCGGCACCGCGCTCTTCGTCGGCACCGTGCGCGATCACGACGGCGGCTCGGACGTGGCCAAGCTCGGGTACTCGTGCCATCCCACGGCCGAGGCGGAGATGCGCCGGGTGGCGGAGCGGGTCGCCGCCGCGTTCCCGGTCCGCGCGCTGGCGGCCGTCCACCGGGTGGGCGATCTGGGGGTGGGCGATCTGGCGGTGGTCGTCGCCGTCTCCTGCCCGCACCGCGCGGAGGCGTTCGAGGCGTGCCGCCGGCTGATCGACGACCTCAAGCACGAGGTGCCGATCTGGAAGCACCAGCAGTTCTCCGACGGGACCGACGAGTGGGTCGGCGCCTAG
- a CDS encoding zinc-dependent metalloprotease: MSDNPFGFGLPPEEPENGDEGKEKGKGNQGGPANPFGFGAGAGGADNPFAAMFGSMNPNDLGAAFQQLGQMLSYEGGPVNWDMAKQIARQTVAQGTADGTKDESVGPAERAAVEEAVRLADLWLDGVTSLPSGASTAVAWSRAEWVEATQPAWKELVDPVAERVGAAMGGVLPEEMQAMAGPLIGMMRSMGGAMFGQQIGQAVGVLAGEVVGSTDIGLPLGPAGKAALLPLNIDAFGKDLGVPKDEIRLYLALREAAHQRLFAHVPWLRSHLFGAVEGYARGIKVDTAKLEDAVGQLDVSNPEQLQEALQQGMFQPEDTPEQKAALARLETALALVEGWVDAVVHEAAKPRLTSADALREMLRRRRATGGPAEQTFATLIGLQLRPRRLRDASRLWASLTDARGVDGRDDLWEHPDMLPTASDLDDPDGFVHREQLDFSEIDKMLGEAASRNEKPGSDGTGRADGGEDDERKGDDGK, from the coding sequence GTGAGTGACAACCCATTCGGATTCGGCCTTCCGCCGGAGGAGCCGGAGAACGGCGACGAGGGCAAGGAGAAGGGCAAGGGCAACCAGGGCGGCCCGGCGAATCCGTTCGGGTTCGGTGCCGGGGCCGGCGGCGCGGACAATCCGTTCGCCGCGATGTTCGGTTCCATGAACCCGAACGACCTGGGAGCCGCCTTCCAGCAGCTCGGCCAGATGCTGAGCTACGAGGGCGGTCCCGTGAACTGGGACATGGCCAAGCAGATCGCCCGCCAGACGGTGGCCCAGGGCACCGCGGACGGCACCAAGGACGAGAGCGTGGGCCCGGCCGAGCGAGCCGCGGTCGAGGAGGCCGTGCGCCTGGCCGACCTGTGGCTCGACGGAGTGACGTCGCTGCCCTCGGGCGCGTCCACGGCCGTCGCGTGGAGCCGCGCGGAGTGGGTCGAGGCGACCCAGCCCGCTTGGAAGGAGCTCGTCGACCCGGTGGCCGAGCGCGTGGGCGCGGCCATGGGCGGGGTGCTGCCCGAGGAGATGCAGGCCATGGCGGGCCCGCTGATCGGCATGATGCGCTCCATGGGCGGCGCCATGTTCGGCCAGCAGATCGGACAGGCCGTCGGCGTCCTGGCGGGCGAGGTCGTCGGCTCGACGGACATCGGGCTGCCGCTGGGCCCGGCCGGCAAGGCGGCGCTGCTGCCGCTGAACATCGACGCGTTCGGCAAGGACCTGGGCGTCCCCAAGGACGAGATCAGGCTGTACCTGGCCCTGCGCGAGGCCGCCCACCAGCGGCTCTTCGCCCATGTGCCGTGGCTGCGCTCGCACCTGTTCGGCGCGGTCGAGGGGTACGCGCGGGGGATCAAGGTCGACACCGCGAAGCTGGAGGACGCGGTGGGCCAGCTCGACGTGTCCAACCCGGAGCAGCTTCAGGAAGCCCTCCAGCAGGGCATGTTCCAGCCGGAGGACACCCCGGAGCAGAAGGCCGCGCTGGCCCGTCTGGAGACGGCCTTGGCGCTCGTCGAGGGCTGGGTCGACGCGGTGGTCCACGAGGCCGCCAAGCCCCGTCTGACCTCGGCCGACGCGCTGCGCGAGATGCTGCGCAGGCGCCGGGCGACGGGCGGCCCCGCCGAGCAGACGTTCGCCACGCTGATCGGCCTCCAGCTGCGTCCGCGCCGGCTGCGGGACGCCTCGCGCCTGTGGGCCTCGCTCACGGACGCGCGCGGGGTCGACGGCCGCGACGACCTGTGGGAGCACCCGGACATGCTGCCGACCGCCTCCGACCTGGACGACCCGGACGGCTTCGTCCACCGCGAGCAGCTGGACTTCTCCGAGATCGACAAGATGCTCGGCGAGGCCGCCTCCCGCAACGAGAAGCCCGGGAGCGACGGCACGGGCAGGGCCGACGGCGGCGAGGACGACGAGCGCAAGGGCGACGACGGCAAGTGA
- a CDS encoding ThiF family adenylyltransferase, producing MHPMMKPALRRAWRDRQTVQFGVTPARAVVLSPVDTATGSFLGLLDGTRGLPLLYEEARAFDLSPAQVDALVERLTRAGVLDDPTIAARPGRPADAAPAPGTPYGRTTAFDRTRADLASLSLVHPEPGGGARRLAARRALRVQVRGAGRVGATIAALLAGAGVGRVDVLDGGTVQPCDVAPGGLSDQSVGERRGPAARQLVRASAPERPPRAAESADPAGLSLIVVAPRDGLDAYAPDAALAQEWVAAGIPHLYAGVLETTGLVGPLVLPGGTGCAGCLALDRAARDPGWPRMLAQWRSGRRQGAVPSCDLALATAVAGLAAGHALTFLDGDLPAATGARWEASLPLLDWRSRPVGARLDCSCGAAGDTQGEDASGGARTQDTMAR from the coding sequence ATGCATCCAATGATGAAACCGGCACTGCGCCGGGCATGGCGGGACCGGCAGACCGTGCAATTCGGCGTGACCCCGGCGCGGGCGGTCGTGCTGTCACCGGTGGACACGGCGACCGGCAGTTTCCTCGGCCTCCTCGACGGCACCCGCGGCCTGCCGCTGCTGTACGAGGAGGCGCGCGCCTTCGATCTCTCGCCCGCCCAAGTGGACGCGCTGGTCGAGCGGTTGACCAGGGCGGGAGTCCTGGACGACCCCACCATCGCGGCCCGCCCGGGCCGACCGGCCGACGCGGCCCCGGCGCCCGGCACCCCGTACGGGCGGACCACGGCGTTCGACCGCACCCGGGCCGACCTCGCCTCCCTCTCCCTGGTCCACCCCGAGCCGGGCGGCGGCGCCCGGCGTCTCGCGGCCCGCCGCGCCCTGCGGGTGCAGGTGCGCGGCGCGGGCCGGGTGGGGGCGACCATCGCCGCGCTCCTGGCCGGGGCGGGTGTGGGGCGGGTCGACGTCCTCGACGGCGGGACGGTGCAGCCGTGTGACGTGGCCCCCGGCGGGCTGTCCGACCAGTCCGTCGGTGAGCGCCGCGGCCCCGCGGCCCGGCAGCTGGTGCGCGCCTCGGCGCCCGAGCGCCCGCCCCGGGCCGCCGAGAGCGCGGACCCGGCCGGGCTGTCGCTGATCGTGGTGGCCCCGAGAGACGGCCTGGATGCCTACGCACCGGATGCGGCCCTCGCCCAGGAGTGGGTGGCGGCGGGCATCCCCCATCTGTACGCGGGAGTCCTGGAGACCACCGGCCTGGTGGGCCCGCTCGTCCTGCCCGGTGGCACGGGGTGCGCGGGCTGTCTCGCCCTCGACCGCGCCGCGCGCGACCCCGGCTGGCCCCGGATGCTCGCGCAGTGGCGCTCGGGCCGGCGCCAGGGGGCCGTGCCCTCCTGCGACCTCGCCCTCGCGACCGCCGTCGCCGGGCTGGCGGCCGGGCATGCGCTGACCTTCCTGGACGGCGACCTGCCCGCCGCCACCGGCGCCCGCTGGGAGGCGTCGCTGCCCCTGCTGGACTGGCGGTCGCGGCCCGTCGGGGCCCGCCTCGACTGTTCCTGCGGCGCGGCGGGGGACACTCAGGGGGAGGACGCCTCGGGGGGCGCGCGGACGCAGGACACAATGGCCCGGTAA
- a CDS encoding ABC1 kinase family protein — translation MSDLPRKAVTRTAKLAALPLGFAGRATWGLGKRIGGKSAELVGRELQQRTAEQLFKVLGELKGGAMKFGQAMSVFESALPEEVAGPYRAALTKLQEAAPPMPTRTVHAVLAERLGEQWRELFLEFEEKPAAAASIGQVHRAVWHDGREVAVKVQYPGAGEALLSDLTQLSRFARLLGPLIPGMDIKPLISELRDRVSEELDYALEAQAQREHAAEFADDPDVVVPDVVHQSDQVLVTEWIEGTPLSEVIADGTPDQRDRAGQLLARFLFSGPARTGLLHADPHPGNFRLLPPEKEGGPARLGVLDFGTVDRLPGGLPRTIGDSLRMTLEGEAEAIYALLCEEGFVKESIALDPDAVLDYLLPIIEPARVEEFTFTRAWMRGQAARIADPRSPAHQLGKQLNLPPSYLLIHRVTLSTIGVLCQLDATVRLRDELEEWVPGFLPPDEAEAGTETEAGTSQGLAGPVLLAPLADGGSAREAEADEEEQPAGA, via the coding sequence ATGTCTGATCTTCCCCGGAAGGCGGTCACCCGGACCGCCAAGTTGGCCGCGCTGCCACTTGGCTTCGCCGGACGTGCCACCTGGGGCCTGGGCAAGCGGATCGGAGGCAAGTCCGCCGAGCTGGTCGGACGCGAGTTGCAGCAGCGCACCGCCGAGCAGCTCTTCAAGGTCCTCGGCGAACTCAAGGGCGGGGCAATGAAGTTCGGGCAGGCCATGTCCGTCTTCGAGTCGGCGCTGCCCGAGGAAGTGGCCGGGCCCTACCGGGCCGCGCTCACCAAGCTCCAGGAGGCGGCCCCGCCCATGCCGACCCGCACCGTGCACGCGGTGCTGGCCGAGCGGCTCGGGGAGCAGTGGCGGGAGCTGTTCCTGGAGTTCGAGGAGAAGCCCGCGGCAGCGGCCTCGATAGGGCAGGTGCACCGGGCGGTCTGGCACGACGGGCGCGAGGTCGCCGTCAAGGTGCAGTACCCGGGCGCCGGGGAGGCGCTGCTCTCCGACCTCACCCAGCTCAGCCGGTTCGCCCGGCTCCTCGGCCCGCTGATACCGGGCATGGACATCAAGCCGCTCATCTCCGAGCTCCGCGACCGGGTCTCGGAGGAGCTCGACTACGCACTGGAGGCGCAGGCCCAGCGGGAGCACGCGGCGGAGTTCGCGGACGATCCGGACGTGGTGGTGCCCGATGTGGTGCACCAGAGCGACCAGGTCCTGGTGACCGAGTGGATCGAGGGCACCCCGCTTTCCGAAGTGATCGCGGACGGCACCCCGGACCAGCGCGACCGGGCCGGACAGCTGCTGGCGCGGTTCCTGTTCTCCGGCCCCGCCAGGACCGGGCTGCTCCACGCCGACCCGCATCCGGGCAACTTCCGGCTGCTGCCCCCGGAGAAGGAGGGCGGCCCCGCGCGCCTGGGCGTGCTCGACTTCGGCACGGTCGACCGGCTGCCGGGCGGTCTGCCCCGGACGATCGGCGACTCGCTGCGGATGACCCTCGAAGGCGAGGCGGAGGCGATCTACGCCCTGCTGTGCGAGGAGGGCTTCGTGAAGGAGTCCATAGCCCTCGACCCGGACGCGGTCCTCGACTACCTCCTGCCCATCATCGAACCGGCGCGGGTCGAGGAGTTCACCTTCACCCGTGCCTGGATGCGCGGACAGGCGGCCCGGATCGCCGACCCCCGCTCCCCCGCGCACCAGCTGGGCAAGCAGCTCAACCTGCCGCCCTCCTACCTCCTGATCCACCGGGTGACGCTCTCCACCATCGGCGTGCTGTGTCAGCTGGACGCGACGGTACGTCTGCGGGACGAACTGGAGGAGTGGGTTCCGGGGTTTCTGCCTCCGGACGAGGCGGAGGCCGGGACGGAGACGGAGGCCGGGACTTCGCAGGGCCTGGCCGGGCCGGTGCTTCTGGCGCCGCTCGCCGACGGAGGGAGCGCGCGGGAAGCGGAGGCGGACGAGGAGGAGCAGCCCGCGGGGGCCTGA
- a CDS encoding AIM24 family protein: MNQQLAGYAPAPVAARMENHGSAMLKVAMTTGQDLFARVGSMVAYEGFVQYEPNPPAVRQIARDWITGEGAPLMKCTGDGLLYLADYGAHVVVVQLNNDALSVNGTNVLAFDASLQWGVERVKGLAKFAGQGLFNVKISGTGWVALTSRGTPVVVDCGSGEDETYVDPDALVAWSPNLKVKGKRSFKASSLIGRGSGEAYQMAFSGQGIVVVQPSEDSTDRLRARG; the protein is encoded by the coding sequence ATGAACCAGCAACTCGCGGGCTACGCCCCCGCACCCGTCGCCGCCCGGATGGAGAACCACGGCAGCGCCATGCTGAAGGTGGCCATGACCACCGGACAGGACCTCTTCGCGCGCGTGGGCTCGATGGTCGCCTACGAGGGGTTCGTCCAGTACGAGCCGAACCCGCCCGCCGTACGGCAGATCGCCCGCGACTGGATCACCGGTGAGGGCGCCCCGCTGATGAAGTGCACCGGCGACGGACTGCTCTACCTCGCCGACTACGGGGCCCATGTGGTCGTCGTCCAGCTCAACAACGACGCCCTGTCGGTGAACGGCACCAATGTGCTGGCCTTCGACGCGAGCCTCCAGTGGGGCGTGGAGCGGGTCAAGGGACTGGCCAAGTTCGCCGGACAGGGCCTGTTCAACGTGAAGATCTCCGGCACCGGCTGGGTCGCGCTCACCTCGCGCGGCACCCCGGTCGTCGTCGACTGCGGCAGCGGCGAGGACGAGACGTACGTCGACCCGGACGCCCTCGTCGCCTGGTCCCCGAACCTCAAGGTGAAGGGCAAGCGCAGCTTCAAGGCGTCGTCGCTGATCGGGCGGGGCAGCGGAGAGGCGTACCAGATGGCCTTCTCGGGCCAGGGCATCGTCGTCGTACAGCCGAGTGAGGACAGCACCGACCGCCTGCGGGCCCGGGGCTGA
- a CDS encoding SDR family oxidoreductase, with amino-acid sequence MSSPDPQVRAARNPSPAAARGPVVAVTGAATGIGALLTARLAASEEIKQVIAIDERRGEVSEATWHVLDVRDPAIAEKLRGADVVVHLALDLDLESDDAARTAYNVRGTQTVLTAAAAAGVHRVVLCTSAMVYGALPDNDIPLSEDAELRATAEATGVGDLLEIERLGRRAPRAHPGLNVTVVRPAVLVGGTDTALTRYFESPRLLVVAGSRPTWQFCHVDDLCSALEYAALEKVDGEFAVGCDGWLEQEEVEELSGIRRMELPSAVALGAAARLHRIGLTPSPAGDLAYTMHPWVVSVGRLHDAGWRPQWTNEEVLAELLEEVAGRHTVAGRRLGRKDATAAGAAGATVALLGAAAVVRRARKRRGL; translated from the coding sequence GTGAGTTCCCCAGATCCGCAGGTTCGCGCAGCGCGAAACCCTTCCCCCGCAGCAGCGCGGGGTCCCGTCGTCGCGGTCACCGGTGCCGCGACCGGGATCGGCGCGCTGCTCACCGCGCGGCTCGCCGCGTCCGAGGAGATCAAGCAGGTCATCGCGATCGACGAGCGCCGGGGCGAGGTCTCCGAGGCCACCTGGCACGTCCTGGACGTGCGCGACCCGGCGATCGCCGAGAAGCTGCGCGGCGCCGACGTCGTGGTGCACCTGGCGCTCGACCTCGACCTGGAGTCCGACGACGCCGCCCGTACGGCCTACAACGTGCGCGGCACCCAGACGGTGCTGACCGCCGCGGCGGCCGCCGGGGTCCACCGGGTCGTGCTGTGCACCTCGGCCATGGTCTACGGCGCGCTGCCCGACAACGACATCCCGCTCTCCGAGGACGCCGAGCTGCGCGCCACCGCCGAGGCGACCGGCGTGGGCGACCTGCTGGAGATCGAGCGGCTCGGGCGCCGCGCCCCGCGCGCGCACCCCGGGCTCAACGTGACCGTGGTGCGGCCCGCCGTCCTGGTCGGCGGCACCGACACCGCGCTCACCCGCTACTTCGAGTCGCCGCGCCTGCTGGTGGTCGCCGGATCCCGGCCGACCTGGCAGTTCTGCCACGTCGACGACCTGTGCAGCGCGCTGGAGTACGCGGCGCTGGAGAAGGTCGACGGGGAGTTCGCGGTGGGCTGCGACGGCTGGCTCGAACAGGAGGAGGTCGAGGAGCTCAGCGGGATCCGGCGGATGGAGCTGCCCTCGGCGGTGGCGCTCGGCGCGGCGGCCCGGCTGCACCGGATCGGGCTGACGCCGTCCCCGGCCGGCGACCTGGCGTACACGATGCACCCCTGGGTGGTCAGCGTCGGGCGGCTGCACGACGCGGGCTGGCGGCCCCAGTGGACCAACGAGGAGGTCCTGGCGGAGCTTCTTGAGGAGGTCGCGGGGCGGCACACCGTGGCGGGACGCCGGCTGGGCCGCAAGGACGCGACCGCGGCCGGTGCGGCCGGTGCGACCGTGGCCCTGCTGGGCGCGGCGGCGGTGGTGCGCAGGGCCCGCAAGCGCCGGGGTCTGTAG
- a CDS encoding NUDIX hydrolase, producing the protein MSLHEDAVLVLKAYEDQPELRRTYLDHLSAHPDGMWKACAAGHLTASALVVDPERERVLLTLHRKLNMWLQMGGHCEPQDTSLTAAALREATEESGVAGLTLLTGGPVRLDRHPIPAPCNWHLDVQYAALAPAGAVEAISDESLDLRWFGYDEVATVADKSVVQLLEATRARL; encoded by the coding sequence GTGAGCCTGCACGAGGACGCGGTCCTGGTACTGAAGGCGTACGAGGACCAGCCGGAGCTGCGCCGGACATATCTGGACCATCTGTCGGCGCATCCGGACGGCATGTGGAAGGCGTGCGCGGCCGGGCATCTGACGGCGAGCGCGCTGGTCGTCGACCCGGAGCGCGAGCGGGTGCTGCTGACGCTGCACCGCAAGCTCAACATGTGGCTGCAGATGGGCGGCCACTGCGAGCCGCAGGACACCTCGCTGACGGCCGCCGCCCTGCGCGAGGCCACCGAGGAGTCGGGTGTGGCGGGTCTCACCCTGCTGACGGGCGGCCCCGTCCGCCTGGACCGCCACCCCATCCCGGCCCCCTGCAACTGGCACCTGGACGTCCAGTACGCGGCGCTCGCCCCGGCCGGCGCGGTCGAGGCGATCAGCGACGAGTCGCTGGACCTGCGCTGGTTCGGCTACGACGAGGTGGCGACGGTGGCCGACAAGTCGGTCGTCCAGCTACTGGAGGCGACCCGGGCCCGGCTGTGA
- a CDS encoding M48 family metallopeptidase, protein MPADPLQSAGSPPRSPTSPPPRGHATSAVEVRRSTRRSRTVSAYREGDRTIVLIPARMSEAEEQRWVSVMLDKLAAQENKRMLGDTELAERAERLSELYFEGRARPASVRWVTNQNTRWGSCTPAEGSIRLSHRLQGMPEYVVDYVLVHELAHLLVPGHGSRFWRLLEAYPRTERARGYLEGVVAADRLPHLPAARGE, encoded by the coding sequence GTGCCCGCCGACCCACTGCAGAGTGCCGGAAGCCCGCCCCGCAGTCCCACAAGTCCGCCGCCCCGCGGTCATGCGACGAGCGCGGTCGAGGTGCGCAGGAGCACCCGGCGCAGCAGGACGGTGTCGGCGTACCGGGAGGGCGACCGCACCATCGTGCTGATCCCGGCGCGGATGTCGGAGGCCGAGGAGCAGCGCTGGGTGAGCGTGATGCTCGACAAGCTGGCCGCCCAGGAGAACAAGCGGATGCTGGGCGACACCGAGCTGGCCGAGCGCGCCGAGCGGCTGTCCGAGCTGTATTTCGAGGGGCGCGCGCGTCCCGCGTCGGTCCGCTGGGTGACCAACCAGAACACCCGCTGGGGCTCGTGCACCCCGGCCGAGGGCAGCATCCGCCTGTCGCACCGGCTGCAGGGGATGCCCGAGTACGTCGTGGACTACGTGCTGGTCCACGAGCTGGCGCACCTGCTGGTGCCGGGGCACGGGTCGCGGTTCTGGCGGCTGCTTGAAGCGTATCCGCGTACGGAACGCGCGCGTGGATACCTCGAAGGGGTGGTGGCCGCGGACCGGCTGCCGCATCTGCCCGCCGCTCGCGGAGAGTGA
- a CDS encoding AIM24 family protein, whose amino-acid sequence MQSPLFSYTEQQSQERYSAQNAQLLRVVLTGHDDILARKGSMVAYQGLMEFDGEYQSRGQQNARVHTGEGLDLMRVSGQGTVYLANLAQYVHVVDVDRDGLTVDGGYVLAMDSSLHYEVLAVDSQYGVSGTGKYQLNITGTGKVVLMTSGQPLMLQVTPDKYVNADADAIVAWSTSLRVQMQAQTHSTGVWRRRGNTGEGWELSFLGQGFALVQPSEVLPPQNAVIGQGLRAQYGVGQQGAHAQNQGNAWS is encoded by the coding sequence ATGCAGAGCCCGCTTTTCAGCTACACCGAACAGCAGTCGCAGGAGCGCTACAGCGCGCAGAACGCGCAGCTGCTGCGGGTGGTGCTCACCGGCCACGACGACATCCTCGCCCGCAAGGGCTCGATGGTCGCCTACCAGGGGCTGATGGAGTTCGACGGCGAGTACCAGTCGCGCGGCCAGCAGAACGCGCGCGTGCACACCGGCGAGGGCCTGGACCTGATGCGCGTCTCCGGCCAGGGCACCGTCTACCTCGCCAATCTGGCGCAGTACGTCCATGTGGTGGACGTGGACCGGGACGGGCTGACCGTCGACGGCGGTTACGTCCTCGCGATGGACTCCTCGCTGCACTACGAGGTCCTCGCGGTGGACAGCCAGTACGGCGTCTCCGGCACCGGCAAGTACCAGCTCAACATCACCGGCACCGGCAAGGTCGTCCTGATGACCTCGGGGCAGCCGCTGATGCTCCAGGTCACCCCGGACAAGTACGTCAACGCCGACGCGGACGCGATCGTGGCCTGGTCCACCTCGCTGCGGGTGCAGATGCAGGCGCAGACGCACTCCACGGGCGTCTGGCGGCGCCGCGGCAACACCGGCGAGGGCTGGGAGCTCAGCTTCCTCGGGCAGGGCTTCGCGCTCGTCCAGCCCAGCGAGGTGCTGCCCCCGCAGAACGCGGTGATCGGGCAGGGCCTGCGCGCCCAGTACGGCGTGGGCCAGCAGGGCGCCCACGCCCAGAACCAGGGCAACGCCTGGAGCTGA